The following proteins are co-located in the Apium graveolens cultivar Ventura chromosome 5, ASM990537v1, whole genome shotgun sequence genome:
- the LOC141660177 gene encoding uncharacterized protein LOC141660177, translating into MECTFLEVPETPKIQSGEEKETSDRNSWTLHVDGSATAERSGVGLILSDPGGFTIQQAITFAFRATNNQAEYEALLSGLRLAKSLGVRRLTIYSDSQIVVRQTSGEYITKDPKLARYQEMVISILETIPDSAILQINREENVKADELSKLVQNTSDLSSSIYFEELAAPSTDRHEVLCVSSPNNWMTPYIAYLKDGTLPEDQKKRDTSTHPQGKRPVEVTNRTILRGLEKRLEESKKSWPDELPKVLWSYRTTSRTGTGETPFKLAYGTEARLPIETGSPSHRVVNFDEVSNIECLKTNLELLDEIRDRSIEKMESYKEKPKLYFTKKAKIKKYVVGDLVLRDIEASDPTNQGKLQPNWEGPYIVKEVLHPGTYKLNYLSGTEVPNTCHGTRLRKFYQ; encoded by the exons ATGGAATGTACCTTTCTTGAAGTCCCGGAGACACCCAAAATCCAATCCGGAGAAGAAAAGGAGACTAGCGACCGAAATTCTTGGACATTACATGTTGATGGTTCAGCAACAGCCGAGAGGTCCGGGGTTGGCCTAATCCTTTCCGACCCGGGCGGATTCACAATCCAACAAGCCATAACCTTCGCTTTCAgagcaacaaacaaccaggctGAATATGAAGCTCTCCTATCTGGACTCAGGTTAGCCAAATCCCTTGGGGTAAGACGTTTAACCATCTATAGTGATTCTCAAATCGTGGTAAGGCAGACCAGCGGTGAATATATTACAAAGGATCCCAAACTTGCTCGATATCAGGAAATGGTGATAAGTATCCTGGAAACCATCCCGGACTCGGCCATCTTGCAAATAAACAGAGAAGAAAACGTGAAGGCAGATGAGCTGTCCAAGCTCGTCCAAAATACTTCAGATTTAAGCAGTTCGATTTACTTCGAGGAGCTCGCCGCACCCAGCACCGACCGGCACGAGGTATTATGTGTCAGCAGCCCGAACAACTGGATGACTCCTTACATAGCTTATCTTAAGGACGGGACCCTGCCGGAAGACCAGAAAAAGCGCGATACCTCAA CCCACCCCCAGGGAAAAAGGCCAGTAGAGGTCACTAACAGAACCATACTCCGAGGTTTGGAAAAAAGGTTGGAAGAATCTAAGAAAAGCTGGCCAGACGAGCTCCCGAAGGTCCTATGGTCCTACAGAACCACCTCCCGAACCGGAACCGGTGAGACTCCATTTAAACTTGCTTACGGCACCGAGGCTCGGTTACCAATAGAAACCGGGTCCCCTTCTCATAGAGTGGTCAACTTCGATGAAGTCTCCAACATAGAATGCCTTAAAACCAACCTTGAACTCTTGGATGAAATAAGAGACAGGTCTATAGAAAAAATGGAAAGCTACAAGGAGAAACCAAAGCTTTACTTTACGAAAAAGGCCAAGATAAAAAAATATGTGGTGGGAGATCTAGTACTCCGGGACATCGAAGCCTCGGACCCAACTAACCAAGGGAAACTGCAGCCGAACTGGGAAGGCCCCTACATAGTCAAGGAAGTGCTCCATCCGGGAACTTACAAGCTGAACTACCTCAGCGGGACCGAGGTCCCCAACACCTGCCACGGAACCCggctaaggaaattctaccagtaA